From the Bacillota bacterium genome, the window TGATCTGCACCAGGGGTTGGGCGATCTTGGGAGGTGCCACGAAGGTGCCCTTGCCGTGGATGCGCAGGAGCAGCCCCTCCCGCTCAGCCTGGGCCAGGGCCTGGCGCACGGTGGTACGGCTCACCCGAAAGCGTTCGCACAGCTCGCGCTCCGAGGGCATGCGTTCGCCCCGGCGCAGGTGCCCGTTCTCGATCCAGTTCTGCAGGATCTCCTTCAACTGAGCGTGCAGCGGCACCGGACCGCGGTGGTCTATGCTCAGCCTTGTCGCCGCCACCCCATCACCTCCATACGAAGCCCTGCTACGCTCCCACGCGCCCCCAGCGCCGCCCCCATCATCATAGCACGGCCCAACGGCCAGGAAAAGGGAGCCAGACCAGTCCCTCCTGCGGTGGCTGTGCGCTCCTTCGGCGGGCCGTCGGCAGGAAAAGGGCAGGCGTGTGGAGAATGCACCGCTCATTATGACCGGTCATGACCAGTTCTCCCGCGATAACGTGTTGCCCAGGGGGCGTACCCACACCGATGCGGGGGGAAAGGCGCGACAGCTTCGGGAGGTGGTAAGTAACCGGGGACATCTTCGGCCACACGGGAAGCTAGCCTGAGTTGGAAGGAGGGAGTGACGATGATGAAGAGTCGCGGCGGCAGGGTTCTGGCGTCGGCTGCGGCAGCGGTGCTGGTAGTGTCTTTGATCCTGGGAGGGTGCGCAGGGGGGCCAAAGCAGGGTGCACCGGAAGCGGAGAAGCCTGCGCGGGATACCATCGTGGTAGCCCTGGCCAGGGAAGGGGAGACCCTGGACCACATCCGCACCTCGTGGACCACCGACGCCCACTACACGGTGATGGATCGGTTGGTGGAGCGGGACTTCGACCTCAAGTACCGGCCCCACCTGGCGGAGAGCTGGAGTTCGTCCCCCGACGGGAAGGTGTGGACGTTCAAGCTGCGCAAGGATGCGAAGTTCCACGATGGCACACCTTTCAACGCGGCGGCGGTTAAGTGGTTCTTTGAAGCCCTGCTGGATCCCGAGAACGCATCGCCTTCTGCTTCGGATTACGCCTTCATCTCCCGCATCGAAACCCCGGACGAGCATACCGTGGAGTTCCACCTCAAAGATCCCTATCCCAACATTCTTTTCAAGCTCAGCACAACCTACGCGGGCATCATCAGCCCGGAGGCGTACCGGAAGTACGGTCCCAAGGGGACCAACGAATACGGCACCAAGCAGATGGTGGGGACGGGGCTATACCGGTTCGTTGAGTGGGTACCGGGTGACCACCTGCTGGTCACGGCCAACCCGGATTACCAGTGGGGACCGGAGTTCGTGCAGAATAAGGGTCCCGCTCCTATCAAGAACATCAAGTACCGCATCATACCTGATGCGGCCACCCGTCTCATGGAGTTTGAGGCGGGGAACGTGGATCTCCTCCTGGAAGTGGCACCCCAGGACGTCGAGCGCGTCAGCAAGCTGCCCAACGTGCAGGTCTTCCGCAAGCCGCACTTCGGCCTGGGTTACCTGGCGTTCGCCACCGACAAGAAGCCGTTTAACAAGGTGAAGGTGCGGCAGGCCATTAACCTGGCCGTCGACCGCGAGGCCATCGTCAAGTCGGTGTTCTTCGGGGTGGCCTCCCCCGCCTATGGCTACCTGCCACCCCTGTTGCCCGAGTACGTGGAGGACCAGCAGGCCCACCGGTACGACCCGGAAGAGGCCAAGAAGCTGCTGGCGGAAGCAGGGTATCCCCAGGGGTTCAAGTGCAACCTGGCCACCCTGAACAAGACGGAGCATGTGCGTGTGGCGGAAGCGGTGCAGGCAGCCCTGGCCAGGATCGGCATCCAGACCGAGATAACCCAGTATGACAACGCCAGCTACGCGGCCTTCCTCAAGGAAGGTAAGCAGGAGCTCTTCATCAGGGAGTACTCCTGGTCCAGCGCGGACATCCTGCAGTGGTTCCTGTACGGCTCCCAGTTCCCCTACCCAAATCACTCCCGATGGGTGGACAAGAAGACGGACCAGTTGATCGACGCTGCCGAGTACGCCCCCAACATGGAAGCAAGGGAGCAGGGTTACAAGGTCCTGCAGGAGTACCTGATCAGCCAGGCGGTGTGGTGCCCGATCTGGTTCCCCGAGAAGGTGCAGGCGGTGCGCACGGACAAGGTGCAGAACTTCCGCATGCACCCGCTCTATACCATCTTCAACGATGTGACGCTCAAGTGAGCCTGCGGGCATTACGGGGGGCCTGACGCGACAGTGTACCAGTACTTCTGGCGCCGTATCTTCCTGCTGCTCCCGGTGTTGGTGGGCGTGACGCTGGTGGTGTTCCTGCTCATGCACCTGGCGCCCGGCGATCCGGCCCTCCTCATCGCCGGGCAAAACGCTCCCCCCGAAGTGTACGAACGCATCAGGAGGTCACTGGGCCTCGATCGCCCGCTGTACGAGCAGTACCTCCTCTTCCTGGCTCGGGTGGCCCGGGGTGACCTGGGACGTTCCCTGCTGCTCAACGAGCGGGTGGCCGACCTGGTGGGTCAGGCTCTGGCCGTCACCCTGGGCCTGGCGCTGGCCGGACTGGGGCTCTCCTACCTGATGGGGGTGCCCGTGGGCATCGTGTCGGCGGTCAGGTCCAACTCGTTCGTCGATCAGGCCAGCATGGTGGGGGCACTGGTATTCGTGTCAGTGCCCCCCTTCTGGCTGGGCCTGATCCTCATGTACGTGTTCGGGCTGCGGCTGGGGTGGTTCCCGGTCTCCGGCCACGGGTCGTTCGCCCACGACGTGCTGCCCGCGGTCACTCTGGGGCTGGGCGGGGCCGCCCTGGTGGCACGCATGACCAGGTCCGCCATGCTGGAAGTGATCAGGCAGGATTTCGTACGCACGGCCAGGTCCAAGGGGCTGGCCGAGCGGGTGGTGATATACAAGCACTCCCTGCGCAACGCGGTCATCCCCATCATCAGCCTGCTGGGCCTGCGCCTGGGGTGGACCGTGGGCGGTGCCGTCACCCTGGAAATGGTCTTCAGCCGCCCCGGGATGGGCAGGTTGCTGGTAAACTCCATCCTTTCGCGGGACTACCCGGTGGTACAGGGGGTGTTGCTCATCCTGGCGTTCAGCGTCATGCTGGGCAATCTCCTTGCTGACGTCTTGTACGCGGTGGCCGATCCCCGCATCAAGTTCAGGTAGCAGGGGTACCTCATGGACGAACTCACGGAAAGCAGGCTGGCAGGGGACGGGCAGCTCGGCCGGGTGTGGAAGCAGCTTCTGCGCCGCAAGGCTGCCCTGGCGGGTGCTGCCCTGGTGTTTCTCTTGCTGGTGACCGCGGCAGCAGCTCCCTGGCTGGCGCCCTCCCACTACGCCGACCAAAACCTGGACCTGGTGCTGCAGCCGCCTTCGCTGGCCCACCCGCTGGGCACGGACGACTTCGGGCGCGATGTGCTCAGCCGCATCGTGTACGGCAGCCGCATTTCCCTTTCCGTCGGTACGGTGGCCGTGGGCATCGGGGTCAGCCTCGGGCTCTTGTCGGGGGCCGCCGCCGGTTACCTGGGAGGCTGGGTCGATCACCTGGTGGTGACCCTGATCGACATCGCCTGGTCCTTCCCCACCATCCTGCTGGCCATCGCGCTGGTGGCGGTGCTGCGGCCGGGCCTGACCAGTGCCATGATTGCGCTAGGGCTGGTCACCTGGCCGTCCTACGCCCGTGTCACGCGTGGTCAGATTCTCGGCCTGCGGGAGAAGGAGTTCGCCGAGGCCGGGCGTGCCATGGGGGCCTCCTCCTGGCGCATCCTCTTCCGGCACCTGGTGCCCAATGCCCTGGCCCCCATCATCGTGATGGCCACGCTGGGGATGGCGGACGCCATCATCGTGGAGTCCACCCTCAGCTACCTCAGCCTGGGTGCCCAGCCCCCTCTGCCCAGTTGGGGATCCATGCTCAATGCCGGCCGCACATTCATGTACCGGGCTCCCTGGCTTACCGTATTCCCGGGGCTGGCCATTCTTTTCACCGTGCTGGGCTTCAACCTTTTCGGCGACGCCCTGAGGGATGCCCTGGACCCGCGTATGAAGCAGTAGACGGGGAAGACGGGGGGACAGGCGATTGTACGACATAGTCTTGCGCGGGGGCACTGTGGTGGACGGCACCGGCCGGCCCGGCCGCAGCGGTGACGTCGCCGTCAGCGGGGGTGCCATCGTGGCCGTGGGCCGGGTGGGAGGCCCCGCTCGGCGAGTGTTGCCGGTGGACGGCATGGTGGTCTGCCCGGGGTTCATCGACATCCACTCCCACTCCGACCTCAGCCTGCCCGAACTGCCCACGGCCGACAGCAAGGTGCGGCAGGGCGTGACCACGGAAGTGGTGGGCAACTGCGGCTTTACCCTGGCTCCCACCACGACCGGGCGACTGGCGGCCCTGCGTGATTACCTGAGCAACACCATCGCGGCCCGCGACGGCCACCTGGAGTTACCCTGGACCACGCTGGCCGGGTTCATGGATTGGCTCGCGGCGCGGGGGGTCTCCGTGAACGTGGCCACGCTGGTGGGGCAGGGCACCCTGCGGGTGGCGGTGATGGGCTTCTCCCCGGGGCCGCCCGACGAGGCGCAACTGGACATCATGCGCCAGATGCTTTCCCGGGAACTGGCATCGGGGGCTTTCGGGATCTCCGTGGGGCTGGCCTATGTTCCCGACGCCTTCACCACCCCCGGCGAACTGGTGGCCCTGTGCCGGCTGGTGCGCGAGGCAGGCGGCATCCTGAGCGTGCATCTGCGCGATGAGGGTATTCACTGGGAGGACGCCCTCCGGGAAGTGGTCGGGGTGGTGCGGCAGACCGGGGTCTCCCTGCAGGTTTCCCACCTGAAGGCCGAGGGCCGTCGTAGCTGGGGCCGGGCGGGGGAGCGGCTGGCCTGCCTGCACAGGTTGCGGGAGGAAGGCCTGCCCGTTGACGCCGACCAGTACCCGTACACCGCCTTCGGCAGCGGCCTTCAGGATCTGATCCCGCCCTGGGTGCGGACGGAAGGCGTGGAGCACATGGCCGCACTGCTGGCCCGGCCCGAGGTACGGGAGAGAGTGAGGGCACAGACGTACGGAGCCGAGCCGGCCCCGGCGGGTTGGGAACCACCCCTCCTCGACCTGGATTGGGCGGATATCCGCATCTCCCACGTGGGGAGTGCCAGGAACGCTCACCTGCAGGGGCTGAGCCTGGCGGAGATCGGCTCCCGGAAGGGGCAGGACCCCGCCTACGCGGTGATGGAGCTGCTGGTGGAGGAGCGGGGCCACGTGAAGATGGTGGCCCGGGCCATGCAGGAAGAGGATGTCCGTATGATCCTGGCGGACCCGGAGGTGATGGTGGCCTCGGACGGACGGGCGGCCAGCCCCGACGGGCCCGACCCCGGCAGTCGGCCCCACCCGCGCTACTACGGCACCTTTCCCCGCGTGCTGGGGCGGTACGTCCGGGAGGAGGGCGTCCTCACCCCGGAGGCTGCCATCCGCAAGATGACCTACCTGCCGGCCCGCAAGCTGGGGTTGCCCGATCGGGGGGTGCTGGCCCCCGGCTACGCCGCCGATCTCTGCGTCTTCGACCCCCTCTGCGTGGCCGACCGCGCCACCTTCGAAGATCCCCACCGCTTTCCCGAGGGCATCTGGTATGTGCTTGTGAACGGGGTGCTGGTAGTCGAGCAAGGTGTGCACACGGGAGCGCGACCCGGCCACATCTTGCGGCGGACACCGGCCCAGCCCCATTGAGGCGGGATATATTCTGAGCCGGCGACGGTCACAGGCTGAACGTTGCGGTCCGCGCCGGGGGCCACGCCGCTGCCTGTCGTGCGTCAGCGGAAGGAATTGCCCGCGGGCCGCAGAATATGGTATACTGGTAATGACCTGTTATTACAGCCTTGCTGCAGGCGGGCGGAACGGTGACGCGGGCAGTGGTCGAAGCAGAGACGACGGCAGGGGACGGGGGCACCACCGGGAACGGAACTCGGGTGGTGGTGGCGGGGGGCGGGCATGGCGCCCACGTGGTGGTGGCCACCCTGGCGGTGCGCACGTCCCTGGAAGTGGTGTGGTACCTACCCTACCGGGATGAGGCCGAGAGGGTGCTGCGGGCCCTGCGCGCCGCGGGGCTGACCGTGGTCGCTCCCACCGGGGAATGGGCAGTGGATGCCTCACGGCTGGTGGTGACGCGCGATCCCCGTCTGGCGGCCGGAGCGGGGGCGGTCCTGCTGGTGGCTCCCGCCTTCGCCCACGAGAGTCTGCTTGAACAACTCAGTCCCTGGTTGGGCCCCGGGACGGTGGTGGCGGCGATACCGGCCCGGGGCGGGTTGGAGTACCAGGTGGGTGATCTGGCGAAGCGGGTGCCGGGGCTGGTGGTTTGCGGGTCGCAGACCCTGCCCTGGGCATGCCGTATCGAGGTTTTCGGGCAGCGGGTGCGGGTGCTGGGCGCCAAGGCGCGGGTGCTCGTGGGGTGCCGGCCCCCGAGCAGGGCGGCCGAGGTCGCCCGCCGGTTGAGTGCGTGGCTGGGGGTGAGGGTGGTCCCCGCGGGGGGGCTCACCGCCATGACCCTGGCCAACACCGGCCAGATCCTGCATCCCGGCCTCATGTACGTACATGTGAAGCGGCTTCCCCGCCGGCCCCTGGCGAGCGGGGAATTGCCGTTTTTCTACCAGGACGCGGGGGAGGAAGGAACCCGCCTGGTGGCTGCCCTGAGCGCTGAGGTAATGGCGCTGAAGGAGGCCCTGCTCCGGTACCGGGAAGGGCTCGACCTGGGTGCGGTGGTGGATATTTTTGCCTGGCTGAAGGAGGCCTACCGCGACCAGATAGAGGACGACGGCGACCTGGCGAGGGCGCTGGCCAGCAACCGGGCCTACCGGGGCATCCGCCTGCCGGTGGTGGAGGTGCCGGGAGGCTGCCGGCCCGACCTGGAATCGCGCTACCTGACCGAGGACGTACCCTTCGGGCTGCTCGTCACCAGGGGGCTGGCGGAACTGGCAGGCGTGCCCACGCCGGTTGTGGACCGGGTGTTGGCCGAGGTGGGCGAATGGATGGGGGTGCCCTGGCTGCGGGACGGCAGGCTGTCACCGGAGGGAGTGGCGCGCAGCCGGGCGCCCCAGCGCTACGGCATCGATACGCTGGCTCAGGCCCTGGCAGGCGAACTCGACGCCGGCTGCGGGGGCGGCGACGGACAGGCCGCCCCCTGGGCTGGGCCGGCGATGGGCGGGGCATGCAGCGGCACCACGCCCGGCCACAGCGCGTGCCGGGGGACTGAAGGCCTGGTGCGGGGCCGGAGCAGGAAGATGAGCGGGAGGCATGGGGGACCATGAGCGAGACTGTGCAGGCGAGCAGGAAGAGAAGGGTGATGGTGGCGGCCATCGGGGATTGCGTCCACTCCCTGGGGGTGGAGTCCTTCGCCGAGTGGATGGAGGACCTGGGACTGGGATACGTGGCCATCAAGCTGGGTCCGGCCGTACCCGTGGCCGAGGTCATCAACAAGATCCGCGAATCGCGGCCCGAGGTGGTGGGCATCTCCATCCGGCTGGGTGACCTGCACGTGGATAAGCTGGTGGAGGAGTTCGTGGAAAAGGCGTGGGAGTACGGGCTCAACCCCGGGGCCAGCGGGATCCGCTACTGCTTCGGGGGATTGCGCCCGGCCGCCAACCTGGTGCGGGCCATGACCGGGCGGCCCGTGCTGGAGGACCGGTTCTCCCTGCCCGAGGACCGCCACTACGACCTGGATAGAGTGGCGGAGGAGTACCGGCACCGGGAGAAGTTCCGCGACTTCTTCGCCCTCATCGTGGATGACTTCGTCACCATGGAGGAGCTGCTGGGTTTCGCCCAGGGCAAGCCCCCCCGCCGGGCCGAGGAGGAGGAGTGGTCGGACGAGCTCCTCGAACGCATCCGGCAGGTGCGGGAGCGGGAGGACCGTCCCATCCTGCGGGCCCACATCGGTATCGCCGCCGACAGCGTGGAGCCCACCATCCGCGACGTGGAGGAGGTAGCCGAGACGGGGGCCCTGGAGATCGTCTCCCTGGGGCCCGACCAGCCCAGCCAGGCCTACCTGGCCAAGTTCATCCGCGGGGAGGAGGACCCGGAGAAGTACCTGAAGGGGCAGGGCGGGGTACCCATCCGCAGCAAGGAGGACCTCATCCGCCTGAAGGAGGCCACCCGGCGGGGCAACTTCCCCATGATCCGCATCTACTCGGGTACCGATGAACTGCTCGAGCTGGCGCAGGTCTTCGAAGAGACGCTGCACATGCCCTTCCCCGCCGTGCCCATGTTCTTCTACAACGAGCTGGATGGCCGGGGACCCATTTCCATCCGTGACTCCTTCGACGAGCACTTCCGGGTGATGCGCTGGTGGGCTTCCCTCGACAAGCCCCTGGAGATCAACGATCCCCACCAGTGGCAGCTGCGCAACTGCTCGGACGACATGTACGTTACCGACCACGTGGTGGCGGGGGTGGTGGCCCTCAACATGGGGATACGCCACTACATCATGCAGCTCATGTTCGACCTGCCGCCCCAGATCTCCGGGCTCATGGATCTGGCCAAGATGCAGGCGGCGTACGAACTTATCGAGCCCCTCACCCGGCACTACGACTTCCGCATCATCAAGGAGACCCGCGGCGGGCTCTCCAGCTTCCCCCCCAACCTGAACATGGCCAAGGGGCACCTGGCCGTCACCACCTGGTGGCAGATGTTCGTGGACCCCGACATCATCCACGTGGTCTCCTTCCCGGAGGCCCACCACGAGGCCAGGGCTCGCGACATCATCGAGTCCTGCGAGATCGTGAAACAGGTGGTGAAGGACTTCTACAAGGGCCAGCGTCCGGACATCCTTGCCGACCCTGCCCTGCTCGCGCGTAAGGAGGAGCTCAAGCGGGGGGCCATGTACAACATCCTGCACCTGGCCCTCATGGGGGGATATCAGGGGCCGGTCACCGTGCAGAGCTTCCGCGAGTGGGCGGTGTCCCCCGAGGAGGCGGCCCGGCGGCCCGATCGCGAGGCGCGTGCGCGCAACTACGAGACCATGCTCCTCTCCTTGGTGGACGGGGCCAGTTACCCGGGCGGCGAGTGCGGCATGATCAGCCCCGACACTCTGGACCTGGCATTGCAGACGGGTCTCTTCCAGGCCCCCAAGCTCACCGTGCTAGATAAGCGTTACGAGATGGTGGGCAGGTGCCGGACGAAGATGGTGGACGGCTGCTGCCGCATCGACGAGTTCGACCACCGTAAGGTGAAGGACGAGATGGAGCGGGTGGACCTGGTGCGGGCCCGCTATCCCTGGTACTTCGACCGCAGCATCTCGGTGGCGGACGAGGAGTCCTACATCAGCGAGCTGCCGGAGACCATCGACGAGTCGGTGGTGCGGGCCTTCCGCGAGCGGGTGGGTATCCACCGGGTGGAGGGCAGGCGGGTGCTGGTGGTGGACTTCGGCAGCACCTTCACCAAGATCGGCACCTTTGACACCGACCGGGAGGACTTCTGCCTGCGTTACGTGCCCACCACCCCGGAGGACCTGCGCGAGGGCCTGGCCCACGGGCTGGGCGTGCTGGGAGAGTGCCGGGAACGCGGGGACTGGGAGCCCCTGGCCCGCGTCATGGCGGATTATGACATCAAGCTCCCCTGCTCCAGCGCCAAGGGCGGGCTCAAGGTGGTCACGGTGGGCCTGGTGCGGGAAGAAAGCAGCGAGGCAGCGGAGCTGGCGGCCCTCACCGCCGGGGCCAAGCTGGTGGGGAGCTACTCGGGCCGCCTCACCGAAGAGCTTGCGGACCGCATCTACGGCCACGACCGGCCCGAGATGATCCTGCTCGCGGGCGGGGTTGACTACGGTGGGGAGGCGGAGATCATCCTCCACAATGCCCGCCTGCTGGGCGAGGGTGCCCGCCGCGCCTCTTACGCCCGCTACGGCATCCCCGTGATCTACGCGGGCAACCAGGACGTGGCCGCCCAGGTGGAGCGCATTTTCCGCCTGAACGGGGTAGACGTGCGCGTCACCCCCAACGTGATGCCCGAGGTGAACACCTTCCGCATCGAGGCGGTGAACGAGGCCATCCGCGACCTCTTCCAAACCGTGATCATCCGGGGCAAGGGGTTCGACGTGGTGGAGGAGTACATGAGCGCGCCCTTCCTCCCCACCCCACGGGCCGCCTTCCTGGGCATCAACCTGCTGGCCAGGGGATACCAGGATGAGCCCGGTCTGGGCAACCTGGTGGCGCTGGACATCGGGGGCGCCACCACGGACTTCTACGCCAACGTGGGGTCCAATCCCCTCTACGCCTACCCGGGCCATGACCCCCGCAAGAAGGTCAAGCGTACCATCCTGAAGACCCCGAACGCTCCCCTGGCCTACCGCCGGGTGGAGGGCAAGTTCGGGCTGGCCTACGACGCCGAGAACCTGCTGGAACTTCCCCGGTTCGCCGATGGCACCGTGGGCGAAGACCTCTCGCGCCGGTTCTGGCGACGCTTCCCTGGCTTCCGCCCCCGCCCCGACCTCGCCGGGACGGCTGACCAGGGGGGAGTGCCTGTCGCCGGCGCGGCCAGCCGGGTGGGAATGTCTCCCGCCGGCGCGGCCGGCAGGGTTGTGGCGCCGGGCGCCGAAGAGGTATTCCACCGGTTCTTCAGCTCGGACCGGCCGGGTGCCCTGTTCGACGTCAACGGCTACCTGCGCTACCTGTCAGCTCACCCCCACCACCTGGCTGCTTCCGAGGAGGAGAGCTGGTTGCACTCCCACCTGGGGCGGGAGATCATGGCCATCACTACCAGGAACAACGTGGGGAAGGTGCAGGAGACGGACACCTACTTCCTGCAGTACGGGGTGAACTTCTTCAACAACCGCTGCACCACGCTCCTCATCGGCGGAACCATTTACCACAAGTGCCGGGACGCCGACCCCTGGTACTTGGAGGACCTGTGCATCATCGCCTCGGGAGCCCTGTACGATCCCGGCGAACCCCATGTATTGCGCCCGCAGGGAGAAGTCCTCCTGGACGCTTCCTACCTGGTCAGCATCGTGGGAGGGCTGTACGGTCGGCTCGATCCCGCCCGCGCCCTGCGCCTGATGAAGCGGTACCTGCGGCCCCTGCCCATGGAGGCACCCGCTACCATGCGCGAGCAAGCCGGCGTGCGCTAGTGCCGCAGCAGTTGGAGTCGGCCCGGGAGACTCACAAGGGGAGCGAAGGTGGAAACAGAAGAGCCGCTGGACCTGGTCATCCGCGGGGGCATGGTGGTGGACGGTACCGGTAACCCCTGGGTACGCGCGGACGTGGGCATCGGGGGAGGACGCATTGCCGTAGTCGGCCACCTGGACGGGGTTCGGGCGCAGCAGGTGCTGGACGCCACCGGGATGGTGGTGGCCCCCGGCTTCGTGGATATCCATTCCCACTCCGACCTGGCCCTCCTGGTGGACGGGCGGGCCCTGAGCAAGGTCCTGCAGGGGGTCACCACCGAGGTGGTGGGGAACTGCGGTCTTTCCGCCGCCCCCCTGCAGGGGCCGGCGGTGGAGTACCTGCAGGATACCGCCCGCCACCTGGCCGACCACCTGCCCTGGAACTGGCGCACGGTGGACGAGTACCTGGGGGAACTGGACCGCCGCGGAGTGTCGGTGAACGTGGCCACCCTGGTAGGCCACCGTACCCTGCGGGTGGGGGTGATGGGACAGAAGGCCCGGCCGGCCTCCCCGGACGAAGTCGCGGCGATGGCGTCACTGTTGGACGAAGCCCTGTACCAGGGGGCCTGGGGCCTTTCTACCGGGCTGGCCTATGCGCCGGGCTCGTGGGCGGACCAGGGGGAACTGGTGGAGCTGTGCCGGGTGGCTGCCCGCCACAGGTCCTTTTACTCCAGCCACATCCGGGACGAGGAAGGGGGCGTGGTGGAGGCGGTGCGCGAGGCCCTGGAGGTGAGTCGCCTCTCGGGCGAACCCGTGCAGATATCGCACCATAAGGGTGTGGGCCGGCACCACCGGGGGCGGGCGGAAGATACCCTCGGCCTCATCGGCAGGTACCGGCTGCGGACCGGGGTGGACGTTTCCTTTGATGTATACCCGTATACGGCAGCCAGCACCTGGTTGAGCGCCTACCTCCCGGCCTGGGCGGTGGAGGGGGGTCGGTCGACGCTGCTCGAGCGCCTGGCACGGCCCGAGGACCGGGCCCGCATACGGGAGGGCATGCGGAAGGAGCTTTTCGAGGGTCACGATCCCCCGACGGTGTGGCGGGAGTTCTTGGTGGCCCGGGTGGGCCGCGCGGGCGGGCACCCCGGCGAGGGAAAGTCCCTGGCGGAGATTGCCACCTCGCGCGGGCGCGACCCCTACGAGACCGCCTTCGACCTGCTGGTGGAGGGGGAGGGTTTGGTCCAGGTCATCCGCTTCGAGACTACTGAGGCGGAAGTGATGACCCTGCTCCGTCATCCCCTGTCGCTCATCGGGTCCGACGGCTCCGCCCTGGCCACCGAGGGGCCGCTGGCCGTCGGGCATCCCCACCCCCGCAACTTCGGTACTTTCCCCCGGGTGCTGGCGCGCTATGTGC encodes:
- a CDS encoding D-aminoacylase, which codes for METEEPLDLVIRGGMVVDGTGNPWVRADVGIGGGRIAVVGHLDGVRAQQVLDATGMVVAPGFVDIHSHSDLALLVDGRALSKVLQGVTTEVVGNCGLSAAPLQGPAVEYLQDTARHLADHLPWNWRTVDEYLGELDRRGVSVNVATLVGHRTLRVGVMGQKARPASPDEVAAMASLLDEALYQGAWGLSTGLAYAPGSWADQGELVELCRVAARHRSFYSSHIRDEEGGVVEAVREALEVSRLSGEPVQISHHKGVGRHHRGRAEDTLGLIGRYRLRTGVDVSFDVYPYTAASTWLSAYLPAWAVEGGRSTLLERLARPEDRARIREGMRKELFEGHDPPTVWREFLVARVGRAGGHPGEGKSLAEIATSRGRDPYETAFDLLVEGEGLVQVIRFETTEAEVMTLLRHPLSLIGSDGSALATEGPLAVGHPHPRNFGTFPRVLARYVRERGVLSLEEAIRKMTSGPAGRVAIRQRGLLLPGMWADVVVFDPNRIRDTATYREPKRYPVGIAWVLVNGQVVAEGGRHTGALPGTVLRRAPSRAARALGGGRHPVL
- a CDS encoding glutamate mutase L translates to MSETVQASRKRRVMVAAIGDCVHSLGVESFAEWMEDLGLGYVAIKLGPAVPVAEVINKIRESRPEVVGISIRLGDLHVDKLVEEFVEKAWEYGLNPGASGIRYCFGGLRPAANLVRAMTGRPVLEDRFSLPEDRHYDLDRVAEEYRHREKFRDFFALIVDDFVTMEELLGFAQGKPPRRAEEEEWSDELLERIRQVREREDRPILRAHIGIAADSVEPTIRDVEEVAETGALEIVSLGPDQPSQAYLAKFIRGEEDPEKYLKGQGGVPIRSKEDLIRLKEATRRGNFPMIRIYSGTDELLELAQVFEETLHMPFPAVPMFFYNELDGRGPISIRDSFDEHFRVMRWWASLDKPLEINDPHQWQLRNCSDDMYVTDHVVAGVVALNMGIRHYIMQLMFDLPPQISGLMDLAKMQAAYELIEPLTRHYDFRIIKETRGGLSSFPPNLNMAKGHLAVTTWWQMFVDPDIIHVVSFPEAHHEARARDIIESCEIVKQVVKDFYKGQRPDILADPALLARKEELKRGAMYNILHLALMGGYQGPVTVQSFREWAVSPEEAARRPDREARARNYETMLLSLVDGASYPGGECGMISPDTLDLALQTGLFQAPKLTVLDKRYEMVGRCRTKMVDGCCRIDEFDHRKVKDEMERVDLVRARYPWYFDRSISVADEESYISELPETIDESVVRAFRERVGIHRVEGRRVLVVDFGSTFTKIGTFDTDREDFCLRYVPTTPEDLREGLAHGLGVLGECRERGDWEPLARVMADYDIKLPCSSAKGGLKVVTVGLVREESSEAAELAALTAGAKLVGSYSGRLTEELADRIYGHDRPEMILLAGGVDYGGEAEIILHNARLLGEGARRASYARYGIPVIYAGNQDVAAQVERIFRLNGVDVRVTPNVMPEVNTFRIEAVNEAIRDLFQTVIIRGKGFDVVEEYMSAPFLPTPRAAFLGINLLARGYQDEPGLGNLVALDIGGATTDFYANVGSNPLYAYPGHDPRKKVKRTILKTPNAPLAYRRVEGKFGLAYDAENLLELPRFADGTVGEDLSRRFWRRFPGFRPRPDLAGTADQGGVPVAGAASRVGMSPAGAAGRVVAPGAEEVFHRFFSSDRPGALFDVNGYLRYLSAHPHHLAASEEESWLHSHLGREIMAITTRNNVGKVQETDTYFLQYGVNFFNNRCTTLLIGGTIYHKCRDADPWYLEDLCIIASGALYDPGEPHVLRPQGEVLLDASYLVSIVGGLYGRLDPARALRLMKRYLRPLPMEAPATMREQAGVR